AAGCCTTTTAAAACTATTCTCGACAGTTGTTTATCATGATTATTTTCTGTCATGAACAGTCTCCCAATATACAAGCTCTTTATCTGCTGGTTTCACTTTATTTGCTAATTGGAGTGAACTTAACGCCTTTTCTGCTAATAGGCTTTAAAAATGAGGTAGTAGCCAAATTATAACTTTAATCTGCATACACTTATACCTCATGCCTTGAGTCGATTTTTCAATCTTCACAACTGATTAAGCCGTAAAATAATTAACCAACAACTAATTCTCTACTTCCAGAGAATTAGATATGAACTCGAACATAAGCAAGATGTAACTGCTGTATATTCAAATTAGGTTTATTTGCATATAACACTATCAAAAGCGGTATTGCAAACGATGGTTCAACAGCAAATTCCTGTAGATAATACAGCCATATTTAAGCAATTATGGGGTATTACCAAAGAACTCCGCCAGAAAATAGACGCGCGTTTTGAACTACAGCCAGATCCTTCTACCAAAGATTTACAAAACTATCAGGCGCAAGTAGGTGCAGCCCACGGTTCACTGAATACTTTTTCTGGTACAGAAATTGATTGGTTAGTGCATTCATGGTTACGCGAACCAAACTCAGGGTTTTGTAATATGCACTTAACTATTTGGTTAGGGTCGCATATTCGCGTTCCCCATTTGGCTTTTGCTTTCGCTACCGTACCACACTTATTCTTCTATATAGATTATATCGCTCGGAGTGATTTATTTACTGACTTAGATTACCTAGACCGCTACTACGAACCAGCAAATGAAAGATATTTAGCATTTGCTAATGATGAACGCTTCCAGCAATATATTAGTAAAACTCTTTACATTCGTCAGGTACAATCTCAGACAAGCCTTTGTTACACCAGCGCAGTCACGGAAGAAACAATTGCCGCGCTAAGTTCAGTCGCTCATGAGATGATAGATCGGTGGTTAGTTTGGGTTGATAAAGCCGAAGCTGTCCCAGAATCAGA
Above is a genomic segment from Nostoc sp. MS1 containing:
- a CDS encoding red chlorophyll catabolite reductase — its product is MVQQQIPVDNTAIFKQLWGITKELRQKIDARFELQPDPSTKDLQNYQAQVGAAHGSLNTFSGTEIDWLVHSWLREPNSGFCNMHLTIWLGSHIRVPHLAFAFATVPHLFFYIDYIARSDLFTDLDYLDRYYEPANERYLAFANDERFQQYISKTLYIRQVQSQTSLCYTSAVTEETIAALSSVAHEMIDRWLVWVDKAEAVPESERVALAERDLIIRRAIAERDPDNKVAVRLFGEQMTDKLVRSLWGGDRIIRNS